In a genomic window of Carassius carassius chromosome 43, fCarCar2.1, whole genome shotgun sequence:
- the LOC132124562 gene encoding BTB/POZ domain-containing protein 10-like isoform X3 → MPKDAKSPGKPSLCEGARVLCAFIHQLLPCCFVLKTGGGQLLGAQLEGELVNMSLHGASGGGPLDHPMERRRSGDRSRDSSHERGEGQLTPCIRNVTSPIRQHLSGCSSRSTSPRPQKACTSSLFYGDPHGKTHSSDMIYVCENIKEGPRSLRTAERVTLIVDNTRFVVDPSIFTAQPNTMLGRMFGSGREHNFTRPNEKGEYEVAEGISSTVFRAILDYYKSGIIRCPDGISIPELREACDYLCIAFDCSTIKCRDLSALMHELSNDGARRQFECYLEEMVLPLMVASAQSGERECHVVVLTDDDVVDWDEEYPPQMGEEYSQIIYSTKLYRFFKYIENRDVAKSVLKERGLKKIRLGIEGYPTYKEKVKKRPGGRPEVIYNYVQRPFIRMSWEKEEGKSRHVDFQCVKSKSITNLAAAAADIPQDQLVVMHPGPQVDELDILPNHPQPSHHYDPDPDAPSPAI, encoded by the exons ATGCCCAAGGATGCTAAGTCGCCTGGCAAGCCCTCATTGTGCGAAGGAGCGCGCGTCCTTTGTGCGTTCATTCATCAGCTGCTGCCCTGCTGCTTTGTTTTAAAGACAGGCGG TGGTCAGCTGCTTGGAGCTCAGCTGGAGGGAGAGCTGGTCAACATGAGCCTGCACGGAGCCAGTGGAGGAGGACCCCTGGACCACCCCATGGAGAGACGGCGCTCTGGTGATCGCTCCAGGGATTCTTCACACGAGAGAGGCGAAGGACAGCTGACCCCCTGCATCAGGAACGTCACCTCACCCATACGCCAGCACCTCAGCG GCTGCTCGTCGCGATCAACGAGTCCCAGGCCTCAGAAAGCATGTACTTCCAGCCTGTTCTATGGTGACCCTCATGGTAAAACCCACAGCTCCGACATGATCTACGTGTGTGAAAACATCAAGGAGGGCCCTCGCAGTTTGAGGACTGCCGAGAGAGTCACTCTGATTGTAGACAACACACGTTTCGTGGTCGACCCATCCATCTTCACTGCCCAACCCAACACCATGCTCGGCAG GATGTTCGGATCTGGACGGGAACACAACTTCACGCGTCCTAATGAAAAGGGAGAGTATGAGGTTGCTGAGGGAATCAGCTCCACCGTGTTCAGAGCCATTCTG GATTACTACAAATCAGGGATAATCCGCTGCCCTGATGGGATATCCATCCCGGAGCTGAGAGAGGCATGTGACTACCTTTGCATTGCCTTCGACTGCAGCACCATCAAGTGCAGAGACCTCA GTGCACTCATGCATGAGCTGTCTAATGATGGCGCCCGGCGGCAGTTCGAGTGCTATCTGGAGGAGATGGTGCTGCCTCTGATGGTGGCCAGCGCTCAGAGCGGAGAGAGGGAGTGTCATGTGGTGGTGCTGACCGACGATGACGTGGTGGACTGGGATGAGGAGTATCCACCGCAGATGGGAGAGGAATACTCACAGA TTATATATAGCACAAAACTATACCGTTTCTTCAAATACATTGAGAACCGAGACGTTGCCAAATCTGTTTTGAAGGAGAGAGGACTGAAGAAGATTCGATTAGGCATTGAAG GTTACCCAACCTACAAAGAGAAAGTAAAGAAGCGGCCCGGCGGGCGTCCTGAGGTCATTTACAACTATGTCCAGCGGCCCTTCATCCGCATGTCCTGGGAGAAAGAGGAAGGCAAAAGCAGACACGTGGACTTCCAGTGCGTGAAAAGCAAGTCCATCACCAACCTGGCTGCAGCTGCCGCAGACATCCCTCAAGACCAGCTGGTGGTGATGCACCCCGGGCCTCAGGTGGACGAACTAGACATCCTCCCCAACCACCCTCAGCCCAGCCACCATTACGATCCTGATCCCGACGCCCCGTCCCCGGCCATCtga
- the LOC132124562 gene encoding BTB/POZ domain-containing protein 10-like isoform X1 codes for MPKDAKSPGKPSLCEGARVLCAFIHQLLPCCFVLKTGGGQLLGAQLEGELVNMSLHGASGGGPLDHPMERRRSGDRSRDSSHERGEGQLTPCIRNVTSPIRQHLSDRERDSGCSSRSTSPRPQKACTSSLFYGDPHGKTHSSDMIYVCENIKEGPRSLRTAERVTLIVDNTRFVVDPSIFTAQPNTMLGRMFGSGREHNFTRPNEKGEYEVAEGISSTVFRAILDYYKSGIIRCPDGISIPELREACDYLCIAFDCSTIKCRDLSALMHELSNDGARRQFECYLEEMVLPLMVASAQSGERECHVVVLTDDDVVDWDEEYPPQMGEEYSQIIYSTKLYRFFKYIENRDVAKSVLKERGLKKIRLGIEGYPTYKEKVKKRPGGRPEVIYNYVQRPFIRMSWEKEEGKSRHVDFQCVKSKSITNLAAAAADIPQDQLVVMHPGPQVDELDILPNHPQPSHHYDPDPDAPSPAI; via the exons ATGCCCAAGGATGCTAAGTCGCCTGGCAAGCCCTCATTGTGCGAAGGAGCGCGCGTCCTTTGTGCGTTCATTCATCAGCTGCTGCCCTGCTGCTTTGTTTTAAAGACAGGCGG TGGTCAGCTGCTTGGAGCTCAGCTGGAGGGAGAGCTGGTCAACATGAGCCTGCACGGAGCCAGTGGAGGAGGACCCCTGGACCACCCCATGGAGAGACGGCGCTCTGGTGATCGCTCCAGGGATTCTTCACACGAGAGAGGCGAAGGACAGCTGACCCCCTGCATCAGGAACGTCACCTCACCCATACGCCAGCACCTCAGCG ACCGTGAACGGGATTCAGGCTGCTCGTCGCGATCAACGAGTCCCAGGCCTCAGAAAGCATGTACTTCCAGCCTGTTCTATGGTGACCCTCATGGTAAAACCCACAGCTCCGACATGATCTACGTGTGTGAAAACATCAAGGAGGGCCCTCGCAGTTTGAGGACTGCCGAGAGAGTCACTCTGATTGTAGACAACACACGTTTCGTGGTCGACCCATCCATCTTCACTGCCCAACCCAACACCATGCTCGGCAG GATGTTCGGATCTGGACGGGAACACAACTTCACGCGTCCTAATGAAAAGGGAGAGTATGAGGTTGCTGAGGGAATCAGCTCCACCGTGTTCAGAGCCATTCTG GATTACTACAAATCAGGGATAATCCGCTGCCCTGATGGGATATCCATCCCGGAGCTGAGAGAGGCATGTGACTACCTTTGCATTGCCTTCGACTGCAGCACCATCAAGTGCAGAGACCTCA GTGCACTCATGCATGAGCTGTCTAATGATGGCGCCCGGCGGCAGTTCGAGTGCTATCTGGAGGAGATGGTGCTGCCTCTGATGGTGGCCAGCGCTCAGAGCGGAGAGAGGGAGTGTCATGTGGTGGTGCTGACCGACGATGACGTGGTGGACTGGGATGAGGAGTATCCACCGCAGATGGGAGAGGAATACTCACAGA TTATATATAGCACAAAACTATACCGTTTCTTCAAATACATTGAGAACCGAGACGTTGCCAAATCTGTTTTGAAGGAGAGAGGACTGAAGAAGATTCGATTAGGCATTGAAG GTTACCCAACCTACAAAGAGAAAGTAAAGAAGCGGCCCGGCGGGCGTCCTGAGGTCATTTACAACTATGTCCAGCGGCCCTTCATCCGCATGTCCTGGGAGAAAGAGGAAGGCAAAAGCAGACACGTGGACTTCCAGTGCGTGAAAAGCAAGTCCATCACCAACCTGGCTGCAGCTGCCGCAGACATCCCTCAAGACCAGCTGGTGGTGATGCACCCCGGGCCTCAGGTGGACGAACTAGACATCCTCCCCAACCACCCTCAGCCCAGCCACCATTACGATCCTGATCCCGACGCCCCGTCCCCGGCCATCtga
- the LOC132124562 gene encoding BTB/POZ domain-containing protein 10-like isoform X2, producing MAARSISYDSHSSDSENWDQRTTCGSRRICRHLSGQLLGAQLEGELVNMSLHGASGGGPLDHPMERRRSGDRSRDSSHERGEGQLTPCIRNVTSPIRQHLSDRERDSGCSSRSTSPRPQKACTSSLFYGDPHGKTHSSDMIYVCENIKEGPRSLRTAERVTLIVDNTRFVVDPSIFTAQPNTMLGRMFGSGREHNFTRPNEKGEYEVAEGISSTVFRAILDYYKSGIIRCPDGISIPELREACDYLCIAFDCSTIKCRDLSALMHELSNDGARRQFECYLEEMVLPLMVASAQSGERECHVVVLTDDDVVDWDEEYPPQMGEEYSQIIYSTKLYRFFKYIENRDVAKSVLKERGLKKIRLGIEGYPTYKEKVKKRPGGRPEVIYNYVQRPFIRMSWEKEEGKSRHVDFQCVKSKSITNLAAAAADIPQDQLVVMHPGPQVDELDILPNHPQPSHHYDPDPDAPSPAI from the exons TGGTCAGCTGCTTGGAGCTCAGCTGGAGGGAGAGCTGGTCAACATGAGCCTGCACGGAGCCAGTGGAGGAGGACCCCTGGACCACCCCATGGAGAGACGGCGCTCTGGTGATCGCTCCAGGGATTCTTCACACGAGAGAGGCGAAGGACAGCTGACCCCCTGCATCAGGAACGTCACCTCACCCATACGCCAGCACCTCAGCG ACCGTGAACGGGATTCAGGCTGCTCGTCGCGATCAACGAGTCCCAGGCCTCAGAAAGCATGTACTTCCAGCCTGTTCTATGGTGACCCTCATGGTAAAACCCACAGCTCCGACATGATCTACGTGTGTGAAAACATCAAGGAGGGCCCTCGCAGTTTGAGGACTGCCGAGAGAGTCACTCTGATTGTAGACAACACACGTTTCGTGGTCGACCCATCCATCTTCACTGCCCAACCCAACACCATGCTCGGCAG GATGTTCGGATCTGGACGGGAACACAACTTCACGCGTCCTAATGAAAAGGGAGAGTATGAGGTTGCTGAGGGAATCAGCTCCACCGTGTTCAGAGCCATTCTG GATTACTACAAATCAGGGATAATCCGCTGCCCTGATGGGATATCCATCCCGGAGCTGAGAGAGGCATGTGACTACCTTTGCATTGCCTTCGACTGCAGCACCATCAAGTGCAGAGACCTCA GTGCACTCATGCATGAGCTGTCTAATGATGGCGCCCGGCGGCAGTTCGAGTGCTATCTGGAGGAGATGGTGCTGCCTCTGATGGTGGCCAGCGCTCAGAGCGGAGAGAGGGAGTGTCATGTGGTGGTGCTGACCGACGATGACGTGGTGGACTGGGATGAGGAGTATCCACCGCAGATGGGAGAGGAATACTCACAGA TTATATATAGCACAAAACTATACCGTTTCTTCAAATACATTGAGAACCGAGACGTTGCCAAATCTGTTTTGAAGGAGAGAGGACTGAAGAAGATTCGATTAGGCATTGAAG GTTACCCAACCTACAAAGAGAAAGTAAAGAAGCGGCCCGGCGGGCGTCCTGAGGTCATTTACAACTATGTCCAGCGGCCCTTCATCCGCATGTCCTGGGAGAAAGAGGAAGGCAAAAGCAGACACGTGGACTTCCAGTGCGTGAAAAGCAAGTCCATCACCAACCTGGCTGCAGCTGCCGCAGACATCCCTCAAGACCAGCTGGTGGTGATGCACCCCGGGCCTCAGGTGGACGAACTAGACATCCTCCCCAACCACCCTCAGCCCAGCCACCATTACGATCCTGATCCCGACGCCCCGTCCCCGGCCATCtga
- the LOC132124562 gene encoding BTB/POZ domain-containing protein 10-like isoform X4, protein MSLHGASGGGPLDHPMERRRSGDRSRDSSHERGEGQLTPCIRNVTSPIRQHLSDRERDSGCSSRSTSPRPQKACTSSLFYGDPHGKTHSSDMIYVCENIKEGPRSLRTAERVTLIVDNTRFVVDPSIFTAQPNTMLGRMFGSGREHNFTRPNEKGEYEVAEGISSTVFRAILDYYKSGIIRCPDGISIPELREACDYLCIAFDCSTIKCRDLSALMHELSNDGARRQFECYLEEMVLPLMVASAQSGERECHVVVLTDDDVVDWDEEYPPQMGEEYSQIIYSTKLYRFFKYIENRDVAKSVLKERGLKKIRLGIEGYPTYKEKVKKRPGGRPEVIYNYVQRPFIRMSWEKEEGKSRHVDFQCVKSKSITNLAAAAADIPQDQLVVMHPGPQVDELDILPNHPQPSHHYDPDPDAPSPAI, encoded by the exons ATGAGCCTGCACGGAGCCAGTGGAGGAGGACCCCTGGACCACCCCATGGAGAGACGGCGCTCTGGTGATCGCTCCAGGGATTCTTCACACGAGAGAGGCGAAGGACAGCTGACCCCCTGCATCAGGAACGTCACCTCACCCATACGCCAGCACCTCAGCG ACCGTGAACGGGATTCAGGCTGCTCGTCGCGATCAACGAGTCCCAGGCCTCAGAAAGCATGTACTTCCAGCCTGTTCTATGGTGACCCTCATGGTAAAACCCACAGCTCCGACATGATCTACGTGTGTGAAAACATCAAGGAGGGCCCTCGCAGTTTGAGGACTGCCGAGAGAGTCACTCTGATTGTAGACAACACACGTTTCGTGGTCGACCCATCCATCTTCACTGCCCAACCCAACACCATGCTCGGCAG GATGTTCGGATCTGGACGGGAACACAACTTCACGCGTCCTAATGAAAAGGGAGAGTATGAGGTTGCTGAGGGAATCAGCTCCACCGTGTTCAGAGCCATTCTG GATTACTACAAATCAGGGATAATCCGCTGCCCTGATGGGATATCCATCCCGGAGCTGAGAGAGGCATGTGACTACCTTTGCATTGCCTTCGACTGCAGCACCATCAAGTGCAGAGACCTCA GTGCACTCATGCATGAGCTGTCTAATGATGGCGCCCGGCGGCAGTTCGAGTGCTATCTGGAGGAGATGGTGCTGCCTCTGATGGTGGCCAGCGCTCAGAGCGGAGAGAGGGAGTGTCATGTGGTGGTGCTGACCGACGATGACGTGGTGGACTGGGATGAGGAGTATCCACCGCAGATGGGAGAGGAATACTCACAGA TTATATATAGCACAAAACTATACCGTTTCTTCAAATACATTGAGAACCGAGACGTTGCCAAATCTGTTTTGAAGGAGAGAGGACTGAAGAAGATTCGATTAGGCATTGAAG GTTACCCAACCTACAAAGAGAAAGTAAAGAAGCGGCCCGGCGGGCGTCCTGAGGTCATTTACAACTATGTCCAGCGGCCCTTCATCCGCATGTCCTGGGAGAAAGAGGAAGGCAAAAGCAGACACGTGGACTTCCAGTGCGTGAAAAGCAAGTCCATCACCAACCTGGCTGCAGCTGCCGCAGACATCCCTCAAGACCAGCTGGTGGTGATGCACCCCGGGCCTCAGGTGGACGAACTAGACATCCTCCCCAACCACCCTCAGCCCAGCCACCATTACGATCCTGATCCCGACGCCCCGTCCCCGGCCATCtga